The Candidatus Binataceae bacterium genomic sequence CCGCACGATCCTGCGCCCGCGAACTGAGCGACGCCTGCAGCGAGGCATCGGTTAGCAGGGTTTCCACTGCGCTTGCGATGCGCTGCGGATGCGGTTCGACAAATAGGCCCGCGTCCTGGAGGACCTCCCTGTTGAATATCGTGTCCCTCGCAATTGTCGGAGCTCCGCATGCCATGGCTTGGACAAGGGCCGGATTGGTACCTCCTACACTGTGTCCATGGAAATACGCCCCGCAGTTTTGCCATAACGAGTAGAGCTTGCGGTCATCCGCGAGGTGTCCCAGCCAGATGACGGCCCTATTCGATGCGGAGAGGGAGCGAACTCGATCTTCAAGTGGCCCACCGCTGCCGGATGATCCGACAATCACCACCGGATACCGCTGCGCTATCTGTTCTGCAGCGTCGAGAAATTCAGCGATTGTGTTCTCCGGCACAAAGCGGGCGACCAACAGCGCATATCCTCCCCTCTTGAGTCCTGCTATCGGTTCGAGTTCTCTGTCCGGCAGGTCGCCGCCATATGGTATGAATACGCTGCCGCGACCAAAATTCTCCTCCCAGAACGCACCGATCTGCTTCGAGTCGGAGATAAGAATGTCACCGAATCTTGCGGTGAGTTGGGCACCGCGCTCGAAAACGGCCTTACCGAGCCTGCTCCATTTGTCCCGTTGCCACTCGATTCCATCCACGTTGACCACAGACGGAATCCGACGCCGCCGGAGGATTGGAAGCCAGTATCCGTTGGCGACGTTCATAACCAACGCGACATCCGGCCTTCTCCTCGACGCATCGAGGATCGAGGTCACGCCGAATGTTAAGGTGCTCAGCGATTTTGATTCAATGCCCCTGGTGGCCAATGTTCTGATATTTTCTCGTTGGTATTGGGGCGAATTGACTGTGCGACCTGGACGGCCGTAGACGGTAACGTCCCAGCCGCGATCGGCCAGAAACGGCGCGAGCTTTCGTACCAGGGTTTCGAATCCGCCGTAGAAGCTGGGGTATCCGCGTGTGCCTATGATCGCAACCGAACCAACCGGCTCGTTCGCGCTTGCGCTGCCTGCGTCGCGACGCGCGTCAGCAGGAATGGTGGTCATAGACGTAGACCTCCGATTTCAGAGGTTTCATCTCTGTTAGCCGCCGGCTCTGTCAGTCGTTCGTCTGCGCCGCGCGATTGGTCCTTGCCGCCGCCGCGAAATCGGGGCAGGTAATCAAGCTGCCATCCCAGGATTGCGTAGATGGCGCAGAAGATGGCGCTGGAGAGCAAGAAAGGTACTAGAGCCGATGCACGATCTTGCGGCATAGCAATAATACCTATCGGCAGCGCCGCGAGCGTTGCGACAGTCCCCAATGCGAACGGACCTCGAATGGCGCGTACATATTCTGTCAATGAAATTCCCATTCGGGATTGAAGGAACCACAGCCCGAGCAGGTCGCTGACAATGATCCAGCATCCGTATCCCGCAACGATTCCCTTGAATCCAAATGCTTGGGCGAGTGGCAGCGCCACTGCTACACCGATGGCGGTGGCTGCGATCGCTGCGCCGGCGATGGTGCCGGATCGCCCGATCGCGAGCATGCTCGCGGAACAGACACCCGTTGACACGCTGACGGCAACCCCGGGGGCAAGGCCAGCAAGAACCATCACGACGCCGTCGTGGCGCTCGCCCAGCCAGAGGGGAACAGCGCTAAACGACGTGGCGCACAAAAGTAGCGGCAGGGATATGGCGACCGCCGCGTTACGGCGTGTCAGGCGAGAATACTGGGCGACAATCGCGGCCTTCCCGCCGAGCGCGTATGCCCTGGTGAGGTGGGTCGTCAGCGCCACCGAAGCGGCGGCCCCGAACGTCTGGGCTCCCTGTACCAGTCGGCTGCCTAATTCGTAAACGCCTGCAGCTGCCGGGCCGATGACGATACCGGCGATGAGTTTGCCGGATTGGAACTTCATGATGTCGGCGGCGCCGAACACCCACACCTTGATTCCGTAGGTCAAGATCTCCCGCGCCAGGGCAGCCTTCGGCCGGCCGATGACGATCCGGTGCTCGTCGAAAAGAATAGTCGCCACGACCGCGCAGAGTCCGACGCCCGATCCCACGGCGGTGCCCAGCGCGAAACTGCGCAGGGTCGGGCTGCCGACCAGCGCGACCACTCCACCAACAACCTGCGCGACCACAAGAACGGCAACGCCGATGTTTGCCGCCACGAAGCGACCCCGGCCGTTCGAGGCTCCCGCAAGAGCCCTGCCAAGCAGCCCGCAGATCAGCATGGTCATCGCGGACACAACAAGGAACTGGGCTAGCGCTGCATCGCGCGTGCGCAGAATCTGGTTCAGCAAGCCGGGAATGAGCAGCGGAACCGCGTACAGTACGCCGCTGAATCCGATCAGCGCGGCAAGGCAAACACCGACGACGGAACGTTCGCTTTGAATATCCCCGCGTGCATGGAACAGGGCGACATATCGGTTGGCCGCGCGGGAGACCCCAAAATCGAACATAGCCGCGCACTGCGCGATCGCGGCTGTGATCGACCAGATACCGAAGTCGTGCAGTCCGAGCCGACTGACGACGTATGGTGTGGCGACCACATTGACGCCGGACCCGGCAATCAGGGGAAGTATCTGGGCAGCCGCTCCCAGCTTGAGCGACTGCACGCCGCGGACGGCAGACTGCCCATTCGTGTGGGTGCCCCCAATGTCGATCCCGCCGCTGCGTCGGTAAACCTTCCATCCGCGTCGGTAGTGATTGTCATCAAGACACGGAATCTGCGAGGGGGGGCCGCTACCGCTAGTCACCGAGGCCTTACTCGAACTCAAGGCGCCGCCCCAATGCTAGATAACCCGCTTGGGTCGCGAAACTCATGGCGCGTCGGGCGCGCAAATGGCGGGGGGTCTCGAGAAGCACCTTCGGCATTCGAGCGCCGGCTTTCAACCAGAGCGTGAAGGCGCGTAGGCGCAGCCTGGGGCTCAGCGCTTCACTTTGCACCAAGCTGGTCAGCACCAACATGATGTCGAGCGGATACGCCGTCTTATATGCGCTGGTCTGCGAACCAGCATCATGGTGCCAGCGAACCGTGAGTTCGTCCTCGACGAAGGCCGCATCCGATCGACAGAGGACCCTTAACCACAGATCGATATCCGAGAGTAGTGGCGTCTGTGGCCGGAAGCCACCGACCTCAATCAAGGTCGCCCGTCGAACCATGACCGAGGTCGGTTCGCCGATGGGGTTCCCGCCTCCGCCGGCGGCGAGGTACCTGCGAACCAGATCGGAGCCCTTGTTGACGGGGCGCAGCGGTCGCAACGGTCCTTCGAGGCGGCCATAGCGCGCCTTCCAGGATTCGTCCGCGCTCACTACGCGTCTCGGCGCAAACGCCAGCCCCACATTGTTCGCGTCGAACAAAGGGACCAGCGTTTCCAGGCAATGAGGAAGCAGCCAGTCATCCGCATGCACAAACTGGATCAATTCGCCCCGCGCGACGCTCACGCACTTGTTGTGGTTGCGCACCCCGCCGAGGTTCGTTTCATTTCGCACCAGCCGGATCCGCCGGTCCCGGTAGCCCAAGACCCGCTCAACCGTCGCGTCGCTCGAATCATTGTCCACCACAACACATTCGAATTCCGTATAGGTCTGCGCCAATACGCTATCGATGCTCCGCTCGATGGTGTCGGCGCCGTTGTGCACGGGAACGCAGACACTCACCTTGGGCGAGGAACCATCGGCGGCCGCGGGGACCACACCGGTCGTCGGTGCTGCCGCCGCGCCATTTGCGGCGCTCATTGCAGCGCCGATGCCCTGCGAGTTGCCAGCCGAGGCCTTCGGGGCCTCGGACTGCCTGGTCACGACCGACACGTGCTTCTCCTAATAGGACCGAACGACGCGAAATAAGGCGACCGCCGCTGCGGTGGTGTCCGGGCGCGGCGATCATGACGGCGGCAACAGTGCAAACCCATCATTCGCATCTCCGCCCACTATACATACTATTAGAATGATGCGGAAGCCCTAAACGGGTTCGCGGTATGTATGATGTAGTTCACGAGACCTCGTAAGCTAGCCGAACCGGCAACGGCGTTTCCGGCAACGGCGCAGCCCACCGACACCCTCTACTCAGGAGCCCGCGGATGACCGAAGCCCCCATTGTCATCGTCGGCACCGGATTCGCCGGGTTCGGGGCCGGCCATCGGCTAGAGTCTGCTGGCCGGCCGTACGTCGTATACGACCGCAACGCCTTCATCGGCGGCCACACGGCGAGCCACGAACTCCCCGGCGGATTCGTCTTCGACGAAGAACCCCATATTTCCTTCGCCAAAGATGAGCGGATCCAGCAGATCCTTGCTGACGCTGTCTGCGGGCGGTATGAGGCTGTCCAGATAGGAGGACAGCTACTGGCAGGGGGATCGCATCCCGATCCTGGCGCCCGAGCAGATCGCGGCGACGAAATCCGATTATCTGTTGATCCTTCCTTGGAACTTGAAAGACGAGGTCATGCAGCAACAGAGTCAGATCCGATCCTGGGGCGGCGCTTCGTAGTCCCAATCCCGAAGGTCGAAGTTCTATGAAAATCCTGGTTACCGGTACTGAAGGCTATATAGGCACGCGGCTCGCTCCGCTACTGATCGCCGACGGACACGAAGTGGTCGGACTGGACACGGGCTATTACCGCGACGGCTGGCTGTATAGCCCGACTCCCCAGCCCTATATAACCCCGCGGCTGTTGAACAAGGATCTGCGCAGTGTGGTTCCCGATGACGTGGAGGGGTTCGACGCGGTGGTGCATCTCGCCGAGCTCTCGAACGATCCGCTGGGTGAAAACAAGCCCGAGGTGACTTACCGGATCAATCACGAGGGTTCCGTCAACCTCGCGCGAATGGCAAAGGCCGCCGGAGTCTCGCGCTTCGTCTACGCATCCTCGTGCAGCGTCTACGGTCTAGGAGTAGGCGACTGGCTCGACGAGACTTCTCCTGTCAATCCGCAGACCGCATACGCGAAATGCAAGGTCATGGTGGAACGGGATGTCAAGCCGATGGGCGATTCGAGTTTCTGCGCTACTTTTCTGCGCAACGCGACGGCTTACGGCGCCTCGCCCCGCATGCGATTCGATATCGTTATCAACGATCTGTGCGGGCTCGCTTGGACCAAGAAGCGGATTGCGATGACGAGCGATGGCAGTCCCTGGCGGCCCGTAGTACACGTCGAGGATATCTGCCTTGCGATACGCCTGACGCTGGGCGCGCCGCCCTCGACGGTCAACGGCGAGGCCTTCAATGTAGGTTCGAACGCAGAGAACTACCGTATCCGCGACATAGCGCAGACCATCGCGTCGGTGTTTCCGGGGTGCGAGGTCTCGACGGGATCGAGCACGGGTGACAATCGCAGCTACCGGGTAAAATTCGACAAGATCCGCAAGCATCTGCCGACGTTTGAGACGCAGTGGTCCGCCCTGCAGGGTGCGCAGGAACTGCGAACCCTGTTCGAGCGAATCGAGATGAGCCCGGATACATTCGGCTATCGCGCATTCACGCGCCTGAAGCAGCTGCGCTATCTGTCAGATACGGGGCAGATAGACGACGAGTTCCGCTGGTCCGAAGCGCGCAATTCGGCCGCCCTGCCGGTCTGAGCGCCACGTGTTGAGCGCAACGGGACAAACGGCGGCCGGGCATGCAACTCCGCGGCTGGAGGGCTCTTTGGAAGTCACGACAAGAGAGCTCAGCGCCGGGATTGGAGCCGAGGCGCACGCGCTGTGCGCGGCGCTCTATCCATTCTGCCGCAGCCTGACCGGGGAAGGCGTGCGGCAGACGTTGCGTAAATTGCGCGAAATCATCCCGCTTACGATCAACGAAGCGCCTTCGGGGACTCAGGCCTTCGACTGGACGGTGCCCGACGAATGGAATATCACGGATGCGTACGTGCTCGATGGCAGCGGCAACCGGATCATCGACTTCAAGGCGAGCAACCTGCACGTGATCGGCAACAGCGCGCCGATCGATGCGCGGATTTCGCGCGCGGGACTGCTGAAACATCTGCATACCGATCCAGCCCATCCGGACTGGATTCCCTACCGGCACACTTACTACCGGGACTCGTGGGGTTTCTGCGCGCCTCATAGCGTGCTCGAAAGTCTCAATGAACCGGAGTACCGGGTGCGCATCGATGCGCGCATTGCACCCGGCAGCCTGAGCTACGGCGAGCTGCTGCTGCCCGGACGTGAGCGCGGCGAGATATTGATTTCGACTCACACATGCCACCCCTCGTTGGGCAACGACAATCTTTCCGGAATTGCGGTCGCGGCATTGCTGGCGAAGAATTTGGCCGGATGCGATCGCAGGTGCGGCGTGCGCTTTGTATTTTTGCCGGCGACTCTCGGTCCTCTGGTGTGGCTGTCACGAAACGAGGAGCTGGCCGCCTCGATACGCGGCGGACTCGTGCTCGCAGTTTGCGGGGACGCCGGTGAGCCTACCTATGTGCGCTCGCGACGTGGGCGTGCACTGATCGATCGCGCCGTCGAGCACGTATTCATGCACAGCAGTCCTAAAGCATCCATTCGAGACTTTGCTCCGACCGGCTACGATCAGCGCCAGTACTGTTCTCCCGGATTCGATCTGCCGATGGGAGGCTTCATGCGCACGCCGAACGCCGAGTACGCGCAGTACCACACCTCGGCGGACGACCTCGAACTCGTCCGGCCCGAGGGGCTCG encodes the following:
- a CDS encoding glycosyltransferase; this translates as MTTIPADARRDAGSASANEPVGSVAIIGTRGYPSFYGGFETLVRKLAPFLADRGWDVTVYGRPGRTVNSPQYQRENIRTLATRGIESKSLSTLTFGVTSILDASRRRPDVALVMNVANGYWLPILRRRRIPSVVNVDGIEWQRDKWSRLGKAVFERGAQLTARFGDILISDSKQIGAFWEENFGRGSVFIPYGGDLPDRELEPIAGLKRGGYALLVARFVPENTIAEFLDAAEQIAQRYPVVIVGSSGSGGPLEDRVRSLSASNRAVIWLGHLADDRKLYSLWQNCGAYFHGHSVGGTNPALVQAMACGAPTIARDTIFNREVLQDAGLFVEPHPQRIASAVETLLTDASLQASLSSRAQDRAGELYSWEAVCEAYRATISSAMACARRSGVPLPPKIS
- a CDS encoding lipopolysaccharide biosynthesis protein, which codes for MTSGSGPPSQIPCLDDNHYRRGWKVYRRSGGIDIGGTHTNGQSAVRGVQSLKLGAAAQILPLIAGSGVNVVATPYVVSRLGLHDFGIWSITAAIAQCAAMFDFGVSRAANRYVALFHARGDIQSERSVVGVCLAALIGFSGVLYAVPLLIPGLLNQILRTRDAALAQFLVVSAMTMLICGLLGRALAGASNGRGRFVAANIGVAVLVVAQVVGGVVALVGSPTLRSFALGTAVGSGVGLCAVVATILFDEHRIVIGRPKAALAREILTYGIKVWVFGAADIMKFQSGKLIAGIVIGPAAAGVYELGSRLVQGAQTFGAAASVALTTHLTRAYALGGKAAIVAQYSRLTRRNAAVAISLPLLLCATSFSAVPLWLGERHDGVVMVLAGLAPGVAVSVSTGVCSASMLAIGRSGTIAGAAIAATAIGVAVALPLAQAFGFKGIVAGYGCWIIVSDLLGLWFLQSRMGISLTEYVRAIRGPFALGTVATLAALPIGIIAMPQDRASALVPFLLSSAIFCAIYAILGWQLDYLPRFRGGGKDQSRGADERLTEPAANRDETSEIGGLRL
- a CDS encoding glycosyltransferase family 2 protein; amino-acid sequence: MSVVTRQSEAPKASAGNSQGIGAAMSAANGAAAAPTTGVVPAAADGSSPKVSVCVPVHNGADTIERSIDSVLAQTYTEFECVVVDNDSSDATVERVLGYRDRRIRLVRNETNLGGVRNHNKCVSVARGELIQFVHADDWLLPHCLETLVPLFDANNVGLAFAPRRVVSADESWKARYGRLEGPLRPLRPVNKGSDLVRRYLAAGGGGNPIGEPTSVMVRRATLIEVGGFRPQTPLLSDIDLWLRVLCRSDAAFVEDELTVRWHHDAGSQTSAYKTAYPLDIMLVLTSLVQSEALSPRLRLRAFTLWLKAGARMPKVLLETPRHLRARRAMSFATQAGYLALGRRLEFE
- a CDS encoding NAD(P)-binding protein produces the protein MTEAPIVIVGTGFAGFGAGHRLESAGRPYVVYDRNAFIGGHTASHELPGGFVFDEEPHISFAKDERIQQILADAVCGRYEAVQIGGQLLAGGSHPDPGARADRGDEIRLSVDPSLELERRGHAATESDPILGRRFVVPIPKVEVL
- a CDS encoding SDR family oxidoreductase → MKILVTGTEGYIGTRLAPLLIADGHEVVGLDTGYYRDGWLYSPTPQPYITPRLLNKDLRSVVPDDVEGFDAVVHLAELSNDPLGENKPEVTYRINHEGSVNLARMAKAAGVSRFVYASSCSVYGLGVGDWLDETSPVNPQTAYAKCKVMVERDVKPMGDSSFCATFLRNATAYGASPRMRFDIVINDLCGLAWTKKRIAMTSDGSPWRPVVHVEDICLAIRLTLGAPPSTVNGEAFNVGSNAENYRIRDIAQTIASVFPGCEVSTGSSTGDNRSYRVKFDKIRKHLPTFETQWSALQGAQELRTLFERIEMSPDTFGYRAFTRLKQLRYLSDTGQIDDEFRWSEARNSAALPV
- a CDS encoding DUF4910 domain-containing protein, which gives rise to MEVTTRELSAGIGAEAHALCAALYPFCRSLTGEGVRQTLRKLREIIPLTINEAPSGTQAFDWTVPDEWNITDAYVLDGSGNRIIDFKASNLHVIGNSAPIDARISRAGLLKHLHTDPAHPDWIPYRHTYYRDSWGFCAPHSVLESLNEPEYRVRIDARIAPGSLSYGELLLPGRERGEILISTHTCHPSLGNDNLSGIAVAALLAKNLAGCDRRCGVRFVFLPATLGPLVWLSRNEELAASIRGGLVLAVCGDAGEPTYVRSRRGRALIDRAVEHVFMHSSPKASIRDFAPTGYDQRQYCSPGFDLPMGGFMRTPNAEYAQYHTSADDLELVRPEGLGDSWRLIRLAIHILQEDRRYLNLSPKGEPRLGPRGLFADAERLGLLWILNLSDGLHTLLDIAERSHMPFWTLHEGARRLEESGLLREVSERDPA